A region of the Bacillus sp. NP247 genome:
CTTCATTGCAAGATTTAAAATTAGCATTAGATGAGTCTTCAATTGTTGCTATTACAGACCGAAATGGTCTTATTACATATGTGAATGATAAATTTTGTAAAATCTCAAAATATAAAAGAGAAGAATTAATAGGAAAAGATCACCGTATTTTAAATTCCAGATATCATCCGAAAGCATTTTTTCAAATCCTATGGAAGCGTATTTTGAGTGGAAAAGTATGGACGGGGGAAATTCGAAATCAAGCAAAAGATGGTACGTATTATTGGGTTAAAACAACAATTGTTCCATTTTTAAATGAAAAGGGAGAACCCTATCAATTTATTGCAATTCGAAATGATATAAGTAGTAGGAAAGAAGCAGAACAAAGATTACGATTAAGTGAAAGTCGTTATAGGGAACTTGCTTATCATGATGCGTTAACAAGTTTACCCAATCGTTTGCAGTTAATTACGACTGTAAATAAGATGATTGCAGAGAAAAAAGAGTTTGGCATGATTTACTTTGATTTAGATCGTTTTAAATTAGTAAATGATACGTTAGGTCATATAATAGGAGATTTACTTTTAAGTGAAGTCGCTTCACGATTACATTACGTACTAGGAGATAAAGATGTTTTGGCTAGGCTTGGTGGAGATGAATTTGTACTATTAACAAAAAAACATACACAAGATGGGATGAGGCAGTTAGCGACATCTGTGTTGTCATGCTTTCAAGCACCATTTATGCTTGAAGGTCATGAAGTATATATTTCAGCCAGTCTAGGACTTTGTTCCTATCCGCAAGATGGAAAAGATGTTGAAACGTTATTGAAAAATTCAGATTTAGCCATGTATAGTGCGAAAGAGCAAGGAAGAAATGCGGCGTGCTTCTTTACAGATAAATTACGTGCGAAAATAAACCGTAGAATGAAAATAGAGTTTGCTTTGCAAAAAGCAATTCGTGATGAAGAATTAGAAGTGGCATTACAGCCCATTATTGATTTGAAAACAAAGAAATGTACTGGTATTGAGGCTTTAGTACGCTGTAAGACAGAAGAAGGTCCTATTTCACCAAGTGAATTTATACCTGTAGCTGAAGAGTGTGGACTTATTATAAAACTAGGAGACTGGGTACTAGAAAAGTCATGTCGACTGTTTAAAACTTTGCCAGAGTATCAAGAGGGAATGAAATTATCTGTTAATTTATCAATACAACAATTGATGCAAAAGCGCTTTATTTTATCTGTTCGTAGTATATTGAAGCGAACAGGGTTTCCACCAAATCGTTTAATATTAGAAATAACAGAAAGTATAGCTGTACGTCATTTTGATTATATTATTGCTACATTACAAGAATTAAGAAGTATGGGGATTTTAATCGCTTTAGACGATTTCGGAACAGGGTATTCCTCATTATATTATTTAAAACAACTACCACTTGATATTGTGAAAATTGATCGTAATTTTATTCGTGAGTTTCATTTTGATCACGCACAACCAGAGCGAACGATTGTAAAATCGGTTATTGAAATCGCCCATAGTTTAAATTTATTAGTGGTAGCTGAAGGGGTAGAAACGGTAGAACAAGAAAGTTTATTAAAATCAATGGATTGCGACTTTGTACAAGGTTTTTATTATGCGAAACCGTTAGATGTAGGTGAACTAAAAGAAAAGTTATTAACTGACTTTTAATAAAAAAAAGAGAAGCGGAAAGCTTCTCTTTTTTATTATTTTTTTTGTGAATCTTTCATTAAAATTGGATAAAGAATAAGGCCTAATACAAACAATCCAATTCCTAAGAAGAACGTTTTTAAATCAGCAGTTCCTGTTTTAATAACCCAAATGGAGTATACAAATGCTAATGTAGTAATGACCCCGTCTTTTATTCGAGATCCTGGCATCATATCATACGTTTCTCCTGTAATAACCAATTTAAATTGATACAGAGTAGAAACAAGATATGGAATTAAATAAGCTAATGTTGCTACAACGATAGCGAAGTTATATGCTTCTGAAACAGTGCCAGAAATCGTTGAGAATAAGAAAATTTGTGTCATCACATTTGTAATAAATAATGATTTTGAAGGACTACCTTTCTTATTTGTTTTACTGAAAAACTTAGGGAAAAGTCCATTTTTGGCAGCCTGGTAAGGTACTTCTGAGCTAACAACGATCCAGCCTACAGTGGATCCAAATAAAGATACTAGTGCAAGTAGTGCCATTATATAAGCACCCTTAGTACCAATTGCTAAATTTAATGCATCTACTAATGGCTTTTGAGACTCTTTTAAAACGTCTTGTGGAAGAGCGCCCATTGTTAGTAGAGTAATTGCCATGTAAATAAGAAGAGCGATGATTAATCCGAAAATCGTAGCTTTCTTAACATCGTGCTGAGATTTTGCGCGGTTAGAGAGCATAACTGCTGACTCAATACCGATAAACGCCCAAAGTGTTGCAATAGCAGCGGAATTTATTTGTCCCCCCAACGAAATGGGTTGTCCAGCTTCATTCATAAATGTTTGACCGTCCCCGAAATTAGAGGCATTGAAAATGAATAATGTGATTACAATAAACATTGTAAATCCGATGATTTTTGCGATTGTTGCAAGAAGGTTCATATTTCCTGCTCTATCAATATTTTGAGAAAGAATATATTGAATTCCCCATAGCATCATACTACATACTATGAAGGTTAAAGTTTTTCCAAGTTCTAATGAAAATCCGTTTGTTGAAAAGAGAATTTGCTTACTTTGTAAAACTGGGAAGAATGTTGATAAATATCCTGCAAAGGAAATAATTACAGATGCTGTAGCAGCCCAGTTAGCAGCCCAGTATCCCCAAGCCATACTATATCCTGCAACTTTACCTGCCTTCTGGGAAGTAAACATTGCTTGGGCGTAACTTTGTGGTCCTGCTTTTAATTCTGGTTTACGAATTGCTAAATTTCCAAATACGAGTGCAATCATAAATACACCAAGTCCTGTAATACTCCATGCAAGTGTAGATCCCATTGGACCTGATACGTGTGCTAAATTTGCTGGGAGCATAAATACGCCACCGCCAACCATATTCCCGATAACAAAAGCTGTTAAAACCCATAATCCCCATTTTTTCGTTTCCATTTTTGTTAACTCCTTTGTAGTAAGATTTGCTTAAACATCATTTTTTACTAGCTTTTTGGCAATAAAAAAAAGAGCCATGTAGATAAAAAATACCTACATGGCTCTTCGCCAAAGCGTAGGTACAACGGGAATAACCCTTGTACCTACGCGTAATTTTTCCGCTAGGTTTCAAGGGTTACGTATGATGATGATGTTTTTGTGCAAATGTAACTACAATTGTTGTATAAGTAAGCATAGTTCTTTGCTCCCTTTCTCCTCTGATTTTGAAGTTAGTATACTACATGTTTTTTTGAATGAAAAGAAAAATATGAAAATTTTTATGAAAATAAGTTGTAGAGATTAAATATTTACCTATATTTTTCTTGTACTGGAAAATAAGTGAGAGATTGGCAGAAGAGTGTAGCGTGGTATAATACATATAGAATTAGAAGGTGACAAGGGGCTATTGTAGATGATGAGTAAGTATGAACAAATTTATACAGAAATCAGTAAGTCTATTGATAATAAACAATTAAAAGAGGGATGCAAAATCCCATCAGAAACAGAATTAATGAAGCAGTATGAGGCAAGCCGAGGTACTGTAAGAAAAGCGGTAGATTTATTGCAAGAGCGTGGATATGTTCAAAAAATACACGGAAAAGGTGTTTTTGTATTAAAGCGTAAAAACATTGAATTTAACTTTGGTGGTATTGTAAGTTTTCAAGAAGAAAATGAACGTTTAGGACGTTACTGTATTACAGAAGTCGTGGAAATAGAGAAAATGAAAGCGACGAAAGATGTAGCAAAGTTATTAAACGTGAAAGAAAAAACGGAAATAGATCATATTAAACGTGTACGAAATATTGATGGAGAAAAAGTAATTTTAGATATAAACCATTTTGTATCGGAATATATTCCAGGATTAACGAGAGAAATTGCAACTGCATCGATTTATAAATACATTGAGAAAGAATTAGGGCTACATATTAGCTATTCACAGCGGGTAATTGAAGTACAACCATGTACAGATGATGACCGAAAGTATTTGGATTTAAATGGCACAGACTATGTTGTCGTTGTAAAAAACTTTACTCATTTATACGATGGGAGTCAGTTCGAATATACGGAATCACGTCACCGTTTAGATATTTTTCACTTTTCGGATGTGGCGCGAAGAAAGTAAAAAGATGAAACGAAATAACGTTTCATCTTTTTTTTATAAAAAAAATCACCAACTCGTATATACGAGTGTTGACTAACTTATATATACGAGTTAATATGTAAGTGTAAACGGTATCAAAAACAGAAAAGAGGGACGGGAATATGGGGAAAGACTATCGTAAGACAGCAGAAGAAGTGTTGCAGTATATTGGTGGGAAAGACAATATTGAACAAGCTGCGCACTGTGTAACGAGGCTCCGTATCGCTTTAAAAGATGAAAGTAAAATAGATAATGATAAATTGCAGTCTGTTTCATTAGTAAAGGGAGCGTTTCATAATGCTGGGGTATTTCAAGTTGTAATTGGTCCAGGTGATGTCGATCGAGTATACGCTGAATTGATAACGCTTGCAGGCATGGAGGAATCGACAGTAGCTGACGTGAAAGATTCTGGAAACCAAAAGTTGAATCCGGCTCAAAAGTTTGTAAAAGTATTTTCAGATGTATTTATGCCGATATTACCAGCGATCGTAACAGCTGGTTTACTAATGGGGATTAACAATTTATTAGGGGCAAAGGACTTATTTTTTGATGGTAAAAATTTATTAGATGTTTATCCGAATTTAGGCGGGCTTTGGGATTTAATTAATATGATGGCCAATACAGCGTTCGTATTCTTACCAGCACTTGTCGGTTGGTCGGCGACGAAGCGTTTTGGTGGTAGTCCAATACTAGGTATTGTTATGGGCTTAATGCTTGTGCATCCGGCCTTATTAAACGCCTGGGATTATGGAAAAGCAGCGACTGGTTTAGAGGGACAAAAGATTGAGTACTTCAATATTTTAGGATTGTTCCAAATTGAAAAGGTAGGGTATCAAGGACAAATTTTACCCGTTTTAGTAGCAGCATTCGTATTAAGTAAAGTTGAAATCTTCTTAAAGAAACATGTACCAAATGCAATTCAATTATTAGTTGTACCAATTACAACAATCGTTGTAACAGGTGTATTAGCATTAGGGATTATCGGTCCAGTTACACGTCATATTGGAGATTTATTAACAGCTGGATTAGTAGGAGTATATGAAACAGTACCAGTAGTTGGAGCAGTATTGTTTGGGGCACTTTATGCACCGCTTGTAATTACAGGTATGCATCATATGTTTATTGCAATTGATTTACAATTAATTGCACAACACGGCGGTACATTTATTTGGCCGATGATTGCTCTTTCTAACATTGCGCAAGGTAGTGCAGCACTTGCAATGTTCTGGATTTCTAAAAATCAAAATGATAAAAGTATGGCATCGACATCAGCAATTTCCGCGTACTTCGGTATTACAGAGCCGGCGATGTTTGGTGTTAACTTACGAAATAAGTTCCCGTTCTATGCAGCAATTATTGGATCTGCTATTGCGGCGATATTCATTACATTAAATGGCGTATTAGCCCCGGCTATCGGAATTGGCGGACTACCAGCATTTATTTCTATCATTCCAAAATCGATTCCAATGTTTATTATAGGAATGATGATAGCAGTCGTAATTCCATTTACGTTAACATGGTTATTTGCAAAACGAGTAAAACAGAAGTAGGAGGAAGTTAAACATGAAGGATTGGCATAAAAGTGTAGTCTATCAAATTTATCCGAAGAGCTTTAATAGTTATTACAATAAAGAAACCGGTGATATAAAAGGGGTTACAGAGAAACTAGATTATTTAAAAGAACTCGGAGTAGATTATATTTGGTTAACACCGATATACCAATCACCACAAAATGATAATGGGTACGATGTAAGTGATTATTACAGTATTGATCCATCTTACGGAACGATGGAAGAGTTTGAAGAGCTTCTAGAAAAAGCGAAAGAACGTGACATTGAAATTATGCTCGATATCGTTGTAAACCATAGTTCGACCGAGCATAAGTGGTTTAAAGAAGCAAAAGAAGATAAGAATAGTCCGTATCGCAATTACTATATTTGGTGTGATGAAAAAAATAATTGGCAGTCTAAGTTTGGTGGATCAGCTTGGAAGTACGATGAAAAAACTAAGCAATATTTTTTACATCTATTTGATGAGACACAAGCTGATTTAAACTGGGAAAATGAAAAGCTTCGTGAAGAAGTGTACGATATGATGCGCTTTTGGTTGGAGAAAGGTGTAAAAGGATTCCGCCTTGATGTTATTAATTTAATTTCAAAAGATCAAAGATTTTTAAGTGATGAAGGCACCCTGGCTACAAGTGATGGGCGTAAATATTATACGGATGGTCCACGCGTCCATGAATATTTACAAGAGATGAACCGAAATGTTTTTGAAGGGAAAGATGTAATTACAGTTGGAGAAATGTCATCTACGACAATTGATAATTGTATTAAATATTCAAACCCAGAGCGTAATGAACTAAGTATGACGTTTAGTTTCCATCATTTAAAAGTGGATTATCCCAATGGTGATAAGTGGACGAAAGCTGATTTTGATTTTATTAAATTAAAAGAAATTATGTCTAATTGGCAAATTGAAATGCAAAAGGGCGAGGGATGGAATGCGTTATTTTGGTGTAATCATGACCAGCCTCGCATTGTGTCACGCTTTGGTGATGATGGTAAGTACCGAAATGAATCTGCTAAAATGTTAGCGACAGCTATGCATATGTTGCAAGGAACACCTTACATTTATCAAGGGGAAGAAATCGGTATGACGAATCCTAAATTCGAGTCCATCGAGCAATATCGTGATGTGGAATCGTTAAATATATATGATATAAAGCTAGAAGAAGGATTACCAAAAGAAGAGATTATAGGGATTTTAAAACAAAAATCTCGTGACAATTCCCGTACTCCAATGCAGTGGAATGAAGAGGTGAACAGTGGTTTTACAACAAATACACCTTGGATTTCAGTGGCTGATAGTTATAAAGAAATTAATGTAGATAAAGCGTTAGAAGAGAATGAATCTGTATTTTATCATTATAAAAAGTTAATTGAACTTAGAAAAACTTATGATGCAATTACAGAAGGGGAATATGCTATTTTAGATGAAAATCATTCTAAGATTTGGGCATATACTCGTACTGTAAAGAATGAAGTACTACTTGTTATAAATAATTTCTATGGAGAAGAAATAACATACTCTGTACCAGGTAATGTTCAATTAGATGGAATGAAACAAGAAGTATTATTGTCAAATTATAAAGATTCAAGCAAGGATATTACAAATCTTAATTTAAGACCATATGAATCAATTGTATATCGATATACGAAATAAAAGGTTGTATGCCTAAGTGGCATACAACTTTTTATTTTAAGACACCACTATATAAAATGCTTACTTCTACTTCGGGCTTAAATTTCACTTTTGCATAATCTTTATTCCAATTTTTTTTCTTCCATAAATCAGGATGATAAGCGATAAGGTGTCTTCCAATACCGAAAGCATCACAATTTGCTTTTTGTAGCTTTTTCGTTATTTGTTTAGCTTCTTTCGTAAGTTGTTTCGATAATTCCCTATTTAGCTTTTCTCTTTCACCCATTTTATAAAGATTATCCCTTGGAGCTTCAAGCGCTATAATTTTTAGTTGGAGCTTAATGTGAGCATAAACATTTCCTTTTTTATCTGTTGTTATTTTTAAGTCTCGTTTTAATTTCTGATTGCTCACTTCCATTGTTAAATAATCAGATGTCTTCTCTGAGTCATCACTAGTAAGTTTTTGGGTTATACGGGCACTTGTTCCCATTTTTCCGGTTAATAATACGAATAAAACAGCTTGTTTCAGGGGTAAATGTCCAGTTAATTTGTCTTTATTGAATAAAGCTAACCCGTCTGTAATAACTTCTTTTCCTTTTATTTTTATAGAAGGGAGAGTGAAATCTTTACCCGGATCTAACATTTTTGTAGCAGCTGTTTCTAAAGTTTCTTTTGGAAACACACTCATATCTTCTAAGCTTTTCACTTTTTTCTTTAGAAAATCTCCAATCAGTAAATTCCCTACTTTCTTTTTTTCGAGTATCTCGGATGTGTCACCATCTACTGAAATAAGCTTCACTAAAGCAGTTGGGTTTGTTGGGTCTCGAAAGCTGACATCTAAATAGGGTAGTATACCTTTTTGTTGGATTTTTGTTCCTAATAATTGAACACCGTATTTAAAGTAACGGATATTCCCAGTTACATTTTTTTTCAGTGCATCGCTTGTATCTCTTATGTTATGTCCGGTTGCTGAATGTACTTCATTCTCGAATGAAGATTGTTCTCCACTTGAACTTTTTACGAGCTCAATCGTTTGCTGAAGTTTATTTTCTTCTGTAATATCATATCCAATACTATAAGCCAATCTTGCCTCTCTTAATGGTTCTTGATCCCAACAGCCAGAAAGGAATGAACTAGCACATAATACAACAAGTAATTTAATTCTTTTTTTGAACACACTGTTCTCCTTTCTTATTTCTTATTACTGAATAAAGTAGAAATAAAAGAGGGAGGACAACTATGAAAATATAGGTGAACTTATCAGTGAAAGTTGCAATTACTTTTAATTCTTCAGGTGTATCTATAAATAAGGCTACACTAAAAGCAATAATACCAACGATTGGAACAGCTTTTTTATGATTAGCAAGATTGAATATATGTCCAATTCCGATTGAAGCAGCACAATAATAACTAGCAATAGAAGCCACAACTGTTATCATCCATATTGGTATGAATAGTAAATCAGTCCGGTCTATAATCCCGATATGCAAGGAGCGTAGTAAGTAAGCAACTGGCTCTGGAATAAGCTCAACTTGTTTTGGACTAAATACGATAAAGCAAATCCAAACTGTAAAGGCATAAAAAAGAGTTACAAATCCATTAGCTATAGAAATTGCCTTCAGTTTTGCCACAGAACTCCCGTTTACTTTTGGGAAAGCGATAAGAATAATTTCAAAACCATACATAGCTGTAATTGTTTCTTTGGATGCTTGAATAATATTCCACCATCCAGCCTCTGTAATGGGGAAAATATAAGAAAAATCAGCTCGCGAGAGCCCAAGGGCAATTAAAAAAGCCATTGGTAAAATGAGGATAGAAGCCATGACGTAAAACCGTACGATAACTTTAAACGTATTATAAGCTACATAACAACAAGCAATTGTAAATAGTATGAGAATGGCATACCAAGGAGTTGCTTGTAATATCCATACTTTAATGACATTACAAGCATTTAACATAACCGTCATACCGATAAGGGTAAAATAAAAAACATAAGCAAAACCTAATAGTTTTCCAAGTTTATTACCAAATAGCATACAAACACTTTCATACATATCTGCATCAGGAAATCGTTTTAAGAGAAGCCACATAAGTAAAATAATAAGTTGAATTGCAAAACCAGCGATGAGAACAGAAATCCATCCACCACCTTTCGCTATTGGGTGAAGACGGTTTGGTAGAGAAAGTATACCAACACCGATTTGGCATTGAATAACGAAAAAGGTAAATTGAACTAGTGAAATTTTACTTTGCGTGTTTGTCACCGTTCTCATCCTCTCTCGTTACATGTTGTCGTTGCATTGTTTTAGGTTTTGGATCATGTGGTCGTTCCCAAAACGACCAAATTGGTAGTCTTACAAAAGAATCTTTCATATCTTTTATCCGCATTGGTGCAAGAGGAGAAAGATATGGTGTATGAAATGAATGTAGCTGGCATAAATGAACGAAAGTTATAATTAGACCGAATGATATTCCTACGTACCCGAATATAGCAGCAAGGATCATTAACGGAAAACGAAGAATCCGAACTGCTGAGCTCATATCGTTTGATGGAACAAGAAAAGATGCAATTGCAGTTAAAGCCACAACGATAATCATTGTGTAAGAAACGAGTCCAGCTTTTACAATTGCATCCCCAATTACTAAACCGCCTACAATACCGATTGTTTGTCCAACGCGGCTAGGCAGACGAATACCAGCTTCGCGCAATAATTCGAAGATCAATTCCATTAAGAGAGCTTCAAAAATAGGAGGAAGTGGCACTTTTTCTAATGAAGCTTTAATTGTATAAACGAGTTCGAGTGGCAACACATCAGGATGAAAAGCGACAGTTGCGATATATATAGCTGGTAAGAGAAAGGCAATTAAAAAACTTACTAAGCGAATCATTCGCACGAAAGAACCGACAATCCAGCGATTATTATAGTCATCAGGTGATTGATAAAAAGCGAATAACGTAACAGGAACGATAAGAGCTGTTGGATCTCCGTCAGATAAAATAGCAACGCGCCCCTCCATTAAATTGGCAGCAACTCTATCTGGGCGCTCTGTATTTAATTGCTGCGGGAATGGTGAGAAAGATGTATCTTCTATAAATTCCTGTATGTATCCTGGCGGCATGAGTGCGTCTGTCTTAATCATTTCTAATCTTCTTTTTACTTCTGCAACGAGATCGTCATTAGCTATATTTTGAATATAAGCAATTGCCACTTTCGTATGCATTTCTTCACCAAGTGTGAAATATTTAACGACGACATTTGGACTTTTTATGAGTTTACGAATAGAAGCTAAATTGGTTGCTAAATCTTCTACAAAACCGGTATGTGGTCCACGTACAATGCCTTCATTATCCGGCTCTGTTATATCTCTTTTTAAAGATAGAGCTGTTTCGAAAATACAAAAGCTATCGACGTGTTCATGAAAATATAATGATTTTCCTTGTAATAAAAGCTGCACCCCATAATTTAAATTCGTTTCTTTTTTCATATTTAATGTAGAAAAAGCTTTATCTAAAGCCAAATCCGACCGCGTTAATAAAGGCTCAAGAGCTAATTGATGAATTAAATTTGGATCTGCTAAAGATTCGATATATATAATGTTTCCTTTTCCATTTTGAAAAGGGATATCTAATTTTTTTATATCATCCGAGTGGCAAAGTTTATTTTCAATATAATTAACGTTTTCCGGAAGTGATGGAAACATATGCTTTTGGTTCTTGCTTTCTTGCTGTTCTTCGTATTGTGTCATAAATTCCACCTCTTTTAGAATAAAATTCCTTCTGTTAATTTTTGTTTTTTATAAGAAATTTATGCTTGGATTATTTGAAAAAGTAGCTTGAAAGTTACGTTACGTCATCTTTTATACTAAAGAAAATAGGATGTAGGGGATGGTGTAGATGACTTTAAAGTATATGTGGGGATGGAAAGAAATTTTATATTTATTTATTTTTGTATTTCTGATTGTACCAATAATGGTTGAATCTCTTTTTTATGATTATGCTTTAAAAATAATAGGGAACTCATTATATGCTGGAGTATTAATGGGACTTATAATGGCAGTGATATTTACCTTTGTAGTTTATCTTTTTTGCATAAAAAGATATAAACTGTCGTGGAAAGATATTGGAATTCGGAAGCTTTCATGGAAAGATTTATTGTGGACATTTGTAGCGGTTATTTCTTTGATTGTAGTTAGTATTGGAGTATTAATGATAATGGAGAAACTGGGGATTTCTTTTGAAAATAGTAAAACGGAGACGGTCCAAAAGGATAAATCAATATATTCGTTCTGTATCGCGGTAATTGGAGCGGCGGTTATATCACCAATCTATGAAGAGATTTTATATAGAGGTGTTTTTTATACGTTTTTTCGTGATAGATATGGTATATGGGGCGGTATGCTTATAAGTTCAATAATATTTACTGTTGTTCATATCCCAACATATAACACATTACCGGTGAATTTTTTAAGCGGCGTAGTATTTGCATGGTTATATGAGAAAACAAATTCTATTTTATCAGCTATGGTTGCCCACGCGTTATTCAATTTCATAGCAGTACTTCTTACATTTATGTCGAATTAAGAAGATATATAGGAGGGATACATATGGAAATAGCTGTAGAACGAGTTTTTACAAAAGAGATTTTAACAAGAGCAGCAAAGGAATTTCATGTAACAGTGGGAGAAAACCCACTTGGTGATTTTGAAAATTATATTTTTAAGGCGAAGGATAAAAATGATGAGGATTACGTATTACGTTTAACGCATTCTTCTCATCGTTCTAAAAAAGAGGTAGAAGCTGAACTAGATTTTTTACGATATGTTGCGGAGAACGGGGCAAAGGTAGCAGGACCACTTTACTCAACATCTCAAAATCTTGTAGAAGAAATTGTAGCAGAGGATGGGACTTTCTTTTTCGCTTCCTTATTTACATACGCAAAAGGTGAGCAAGTAAAAGGAGAAGAATCACCTTATTGGGGAGATACTTACTTTGAAGCGTGGGGAAAAGCGATTGGACAACTGCATCGCCTTACAATGGATTATCCTAAAACTGACTACCGTGATACGTGGGAAGAGGATGAAAGTAGCATTGTTAATGGATTAGAAGATGCGAAGGTGAAAGAGATTGCTGCTATATTAATGGATGAAATAAAGGCTCTTCCAATCGAAAGAGAAACGTTCGGCCTTATGCATGGCGATATTCATCCAGGCAATTTTCATTATGATGGAAAAGAGCTAACAATCTTTGATTTTGATGATGCAGCTTATAATTACTTTATACATGATTTAGCAATGGTTCTCTATTACTCTGTTCTATTTACACAGTGGACTACAGAAGAGAAGACAGAATTTGCTCGTAAACAATTGCGAGTGTTACGAAAAGGTTATGAATATGAGCACAGACTGGCGGATAGTTGGTATGAATCGTTACCGTTATTTTTACGTCTACGTGATATTGGTTTATACGGTACGCTTCAAAAGAAATTTAAAGGGAAAGATATGCCAGAGGACTTTCAAAAGTTATCAGATGAGTTGTATGAAAGAATTATAAAGCAAGAGGCAATAGTGAATATATAATACAGAGATAAGGGAACAAAGTATATAAAATAAATATATACTTTGTTTTTTTATACAAAAAT
Encoded here:
- a CDS encoding Ger(x)C family spore germination protein, with the translated sequence MFKKRIKLLVVLCASSFLSGCWDQEPLREARLAYSIGYDITEENKLQQTIELVKSSSGEQSSFENEVHSATGHNIRDTSDALKKNVTGNIRYFKYGVQLLGTKIQQKGILPYLDVSFRDPTNPTALVKLISVDGDTSEILEKKKVGNLLIGDFLKKKVKSLEDMSVFPKETLETAATKMLDPGKDFTLPSIKIKGKEVITDGLALFNKDKLTGHLPLKQAVLFVLLTGKMGTSARITQKLTSDDSEKTSDYLTMEVSNQKLKRDLKITTDKKGNVYAHIKLQLKIIALEAPRDNLYKMGEREKLNRELSKQLTKEAKQITKKLQKANCDAFGIGRHLIAYHPDLWKKKNWNKDYAKVKFKPEVEVSILYSGVLK
- a CDS encoding GerAB/ArcD/ProY family transporter; protein product: MTNTQSKISLVQFTFFVIQCQIGVGILSLPNRLHPIAKGGGWISVLIAGFAIQLIILLMWLLLKRFPDADMYESVCMLFGNKLGKLLGFAYVFYFTLIGMTVMLNACNVIKVWILQATPWYAILILFTIACCYVAYNTFKVIVRFYVMASILILPMAFLIALGLSRADFSYIFPITEAGWWNIIQASKETITAMYGFEIILIAFPKVNGSSVAKLKAISIANGFVTLFYAFTVWICFIVFSPKQVELIPEPVAYLLRSLHIGIIDRTDLLFIPIWMITVVASIASYYCAASIGIGHIFNLANHKKAVPIVGIIAFSVALFIDTPEELKVIATFTDKFTYIFIVVLPLLFLLYSVIRNKKGEQCVQKKN
- the gerKA gene encoding spore germination protein GerKA, encoding MTQYEEQQESKNQKHMFPSLPENVNYIENKLCHSDDIKKLDIPFQNGKGNIIYIESLADPNLIHQLALEPLLTRSDLALDKAFSTLNMKKETNLNYGVQLLLQGKSLYFHEHVDSFCIFETALSLKRDITEPDNEGIVRGPHTGFVEDLATNLASIRKLIKSPNVVVKYFTLGEEMHTKVAIAYIQNIANDDLVAEVKRRLEMIKTDALMPPGYIQEFIEDTSFSPFPQQLNTERPDRVAANLMEGRVAILSDGDPTALIVPVTLFAFYQSPDDYNNRWIVGSFVRMIRLVSFLIAFLLPAIYIATVAFHPDVLPLELVYTIKASLEKVPLPPIFEALLMELIFELLREAGIRLPSRVGQTIGIVGGLVIGDAIVKAGLVSYTMIIVVALTAIASFLVPSNDMSSAVRILRFPLMILAAIFGYVGISFGLIITFVHLCQLHSFHTPYLSPLAPMRIKDMKDSFVRLPIWSFWERPHDPKPKTMQRQHVTREDENGDKHAK
- a CDS encoding CPBP family intramembrane glutamic endopeptidase, which codes for MTLKYMWGWKEILYLFIFVFLIVPIMVESLFYDYALKIIGNSLYAGVLMGLIMAVIFTFVVYLFCIKRYKLSWKDIGIRKLSWKDLLWTFVAVISLIVVSIGVLMIMEKLGISFENSKTETVQKDKSIYSFCIAVIGAAVISPIYEEILYRGVFYTFFRDRYGIWGGMLISSIIFTVVHIPTYNTLPVNFLSGVVFAWLYEKTNSILSAMVAHALFNFIAVLLTFMSN
- a CDS encoding phosphotransferase enzyme family protein is translated as MEIAVERVFTKEILTRAAKEFHVTVGENPLGDFENYIFKAKDKNDEDYVLRLTHSSHRSKKEVEAELDFLRYVAENGAKVAGPLYSTSQNLVEEIVAEDGTFFFASLFTYAKGEQVKGEESPYWGDTYFEAWGKAIGQLHRLTMDYPKTDYRDTWEEDESSIVNGLEDAKVKEIAAILMDEIKALPIERETFGLMHGDIHPGNFHYDGKELTIFDFDDAAYNYFIHDLAMVLYYSVLFTQWTTEEKTEFARKQLRVLRKGYEYEHRLADSWYESLPLFLRLRDIGLYGTLQKKFKGKDMPEDFQKLSDELYERIIKQEAIVNI